From the Vulpes lagopus strain Blue_001 chromosome 15, ASM1834538v1, whole genome shotgun sequence genome, one window contains:
- the PRSS23 gene encoding serine protease 23, with translation MAGIPGLLFLLLLLLCAVGQVSPSGAHWKPTWPAYRLPVVLPQSTLHLGKPDFGAEAKLEVSSSCGPQCHKGTPLPTYEEAKQYLSYETLYANGSRTETQVGIYVLSGGSGGQESSRKARRKRQIYGYDSRFSIFGKDFLLNYPFSTSVKLSTGCTGTLVAERHVLTAAHCIHDGKTYVKGTQKLRVGFLKPKFKDGGRGANSSSSAIPEKMKFQWIRVKRTHVPKGWIKGNANDIGMDYDYALLELKKPHKRKFMKIGVSPPAKQLPGGRIHFSGYDNDRPGNLVYRFCDVKDETYDLLYQQCDAQPGASGSGVYVRMWKRQQQKWERKIIGIFSGHQWVDMNGSPQDFNVAVRITPLKYAQICYWIKGNYLDCREG, from the coding sequence ATGGCGGGGATTCCagggctcctcttcctcctcctcctcctcctctgtgctgTCGGGCAGGTGAGCCCCTCTGGCGCCCACTGGAAACCCACTTGGCCTGCTTATCGCCTCCCGGTGGTCTTGCCCCAGTCCACCCTCCACTTAGGTAAGCCAGACTTTGGGGCCGAAGCCAAATTGGAAGTGTCCTCCTCATGCGGACCCCAGTGTCATAAGGGCACCCCGCTGCCCACCTATGAAGAGGCCAAGCAGTACCTATCCTATGAGACACTCTATGCCAACGGCAGCCGCACCGAGACGCAGGTGGGCATTTATGTCCTcagtggtggcagtggggggCAAGAGTCTTCGCGAAAGGCTCGGAGGAAGCGGCAGATCTATGGCTACGACAGCAGATTCAGCATTTTTGGGAAGGACTTCTTGCTCAACTACCCCTTTTCGACCTCAGTGAAGTTATCCACAGGCTGCACGGGCACCCTGGTGGCAGAGAGGCATGTCCTTACCGCTGCCCATTGCATCCACGATGGGAAGACCTACGTGAAAGGAACCCAGAAACTTCGAGTGGGCTTCCTGAAGCCCAAGTTTAAAGATGGTGGTCGGGGGGCCAACAGCTCCAGCTCTGCCATTCCGGAGAAGATGAAGTTTCAGTGGATCCGGGTGAAACGCACCCACGTGCCCAAGGGTTGGATCAAAGGCAACGCCAATGACATTGGTATGGATTATGACTATGCCCTCCTAGAACTCAAAAAGCCCCACAAGAGAAAGTTCATGAAGATCGGCGTGAGCCCTCCCGCCAAGCAGCTGCCAGGGGGCCGAATCCACTTCTCTGGTTATGACAATGACCGACCAGGCAACTTGGTATACCGCTTCTGTGATGTCAAGGATGAGACCTATGACCTGCTCTACCAGCAGTGTGATGCCCAGCCCGGGGCCAGCGGCTCTGGAGTCTACGTGAGGATGTGGAAGAGGCAGCAGCAGAAGTGGGAGCGAAAAATCATTGGCATCTTTTCAGGGCACCAGTGGGTAGACATGAATGGCTCTCCACAGGATTTCAACGTGGCTGTTAGAATCACCCCTCTCAAATATGCCCAGATTTGCTATTGGATTAAAGGGAACTACCTGGATTGTAGGGAGGGGTGA